The following are encoded in a window of Shewanella psychrotolerans genomic DNA:
- the uvrC gene encoding excinuclease ABC subunit UvrC yields MPGPVFDSAQFLKTVSSSAGVYRMYDASGTVIYVGKAKDLKKRLSSYFRKNLNNVKTEALVSNICDIDVTLTHSETDALILENDYIKQYMPKYNVLLRDDKSYPYILLSDHQHPRLAYHRGPKREKGQYFGPYPNGGAVRESLHLMQKLFPIRQCDDLYYKSRSRPCLQYQIGRCSAPCVGKVSDEEYQEQVKFATLFLKGKDQQVMGSLVGKMELAAQVLNYEDAARYRDQIGALRRVVEQQEVSGTSGDMDVIGVYFTSGIACFHLLFIRSGKIFGSRSYYPAVPDKTELDEVLRSFMLQFYLNADSHRTLPAEIIVSHEFDDIHELEHAIKQALEKSVVIKTKVRSERASFLRIADTNAKNAVETRLSHQNTVEQRFVLLEEALEQTKTIGRMECFDISHTMGESTVASCVVFNREGPDKAEYRRYNIDGITPGDDYAAMKQAISRRFDKIDATGKIPDILFIDGGIGQLRIAQKVVDEKFAELDVAPTLIGVAKGEGRKPGLETLIYGENEITFNLPADSGALHLIQHIRDESHRFAITGHRNKRQKTRNTSSLESIVGVGPKRRKALLQYMGGLQQVKAASVAQLTKVPGISLEMAQTIHDALRG; encoded by the coding sequence ATGCCAGGTCCTGTATTCGATTCAGCGCAATTTCTTAAAACGGTTTCCTCTTCTGCTGGCGTCTATCGTATGTACGATGCTAGCGGTACCGTTATTTATGTTGGTAAAGCAAAAGATCTTAAGAAGCGTCTTAGTTCCTATTTTCGTAAAAACCTAAACAACGTTAAAACAGAGGCTTTGGTATCAAACATTTGCGATATCGATGTCACTTTGACCCACAGCGAAACCGACGCGCTCATTCTTGAAAATGATTACATTAAGCAGTACATGCCCAAGTACAACGTATTGCTGCGTGATGATAAGTCTTATCCCTATATTTTACTCAGTGACCATCAACATCCTCGGCTAGCGTATCATCGCGGCCCTAAACGAGAAAAAGGCCAATATTTTGGTCCTTATCCTAATGGTGGGGCGGTAAGAGAAAGTTTGCATCTAATGCAAAAGCTATTTCCAATCCGTCAATGTGATGATCTTTACTATAAGTCACGTTCGCGCCCCTGTTTACAGTATCAAATTGGTCGTTGCAGCGCGCCGTGTGTCGGCAAAGTATCCGATGAGGAATACCAAGAGCAGGTCAAGTTTGCCACGCTGTTTTTAAAGGGCAAAGACCAACAAGTGATGGGCAGCTTGGTGGGCAAAATGGAACTTGCGGCTCAAGTGCTTAATTATGAAGATGCGGCGCGTTACCGCGATCAAATTGGTGCGCTAAGGCGGGTTGTTGAGCAGCAAGAGGTCTCTGGTACCAGCGGTGATATGGACGTTATTGGTGTCTATTTTACTTCTGGTATCGCCTGTTTTCATTTGCTGTTTATTCGTAGTGGCAAAATTTTTGGTAGTCGCAGTTATTATCCTGCGGTACCTGATAAGACAGAGCTCGACGAAGTGCTCCGATCGTTTATGTTGCAGTTCTACTTGAATGCCGATAGTCACAGAACCTTACCCGCTGAGATTATCGTCAGCCATGAATTTGATGATATTCACGAGTTAGAGCATGCCATAAAGCAAGCATTAGAAAAGAGTGTCGTCATTAAAACCAAAGTACGCAGTGAGCGAGCGAGTTTTTTACGTATTGCTGATACAAATGCTAAAAATGCGGTTGAAACACGTCTTTCCCACCAAAACACGGTCGAGCAACGCTTCGTCTTGCTAGAGGAAGCGCTTGAGCAAACTAAGACGATTGGCCGCATGGAGTGTTTTGATATTAGCCATACCATGGGTGAAAGTACGGTAGCTTCTTGTGTGGTATTTAATCGTGAAGGACCAGATAAGGCAGAGTATCGCCGTTATAACATTGATGGTATTACGCCGGGCGACGATTACGCCGCAATGAAGCAAGCCATCAGTCGTCGTTTCGATAAGATTGATGCGACAGGCAAAATTCCAGATATCTTATTTATCGATGGTGGTATAGGGCAGCTTAGGATTGCGCAGAAAGTCGTCGATGAAAAATTTGCCGAGCTAGATGTCGCCCCAACCTTAATTGGCGTGGCAAAAGGGGAAGGGCGTAAACCAGGTCTTGAAACCTTGATCTATGGGGAAAATGAAATCACTTTTAATCTACCGGCAGATTCGGGGGCGTTACATTTAATTCAACATATTCGAGATGAGTCACATCGTTTCGCGATAACAGGGCACCGCAATAAACGTCAGAAAACGCGTAACACCTCGAGTTTAGAATCTATCGTGGGAGTGGGTCCTAAACGTCGTAAAGCACTGCTGCAGTATATGGGTGGCTTGCAACAAGTTAAGGCTGCAAGTGTCGCTCAGTTGACAAAAGTACCCGGTATTAGCTTAGAAATGGCACAAACAATACATGATGCATTGCGAGGGTAG
- the rplY gene encoding 50S ribosomal protein L25 produces MSYTITAQTRTEIGKGSSRRLRHAGKVPAVIYGAGNEPVSIEFEHREIINIQANADFYTSDITIALDGKEVKVRVQAIQRHAFKPLIEHVDFTFA; encoded by the coding sequence ATGTCTTACACAATTACCGCACAGACCCGTACTGAAATAGGGAAAGGTTCGAGCCGCCGCCTACGTCATGCTGGTAAAGTTCCTGCTGTTATTTACGGTGCGGGCAACGAACCTGTTTCTATCGAATTCGAACACAGAGAGATCATCAACATTCAAGCGAATGCAGATTTCTATACTTCTGATATCACTATCGCTTTAGATGGTAAAGAAGTTAAAGTTCGTGTTCAAGCTATTCAACGTCACGCGTTCAAGCCTCTAATTGAGCATGTGGATTTCACTTTCGCTTAA
- a CDS encoding SpoVR family protein, with protein MNSKKRTRLDDGPDWTFDLLQSYLTEIERVAAHYRLDTYANQIEVITAEQMMDAYAGIGMPIGYTHWSFGKKFIETEQGYKRGQMGLAYEIVINSDPCIAYLMEENTITMQALVMAHACFGHNSFFKGNYLFKTWTDASSIIDYLVFAKNYIRECEERYGADQVELVIDSCHALMNYGVDRYKRPSEISLKEEKVRQKEREEYLQSQVNDLWRTIPLNPAAEKAELRANFPTEPQENILYFIEKNAPLLEPWQREVVRIVRKMGQYFYPQKQTQVMNEGWATFWHYTILNHLYDDGLVSDRFMIEFLKNHTNVVAQPSYNSPYYSGINPYALGFNMFVDIRRICESPTEEDKRWFPDIAGSDWLDTLHFAMANFKDESFISQYLSPNIIRQFKLFSILDDDKKNYLNVSAIHDEQGYQDIRQKLSQQYNLSNLEPNIQVQSVAVSGDRSLILRYIPINRIPLDDSCNEVVKHLHRLWGFSVTLEQLDEQGESCIIASCPDKQAELDSI; from the coding sequence ATGAATTCAAAAAAGCGCACTAGATTGGATGATGGTCCGGATTGGACATTTGATTTGCTACAGTCTTATCTCACTGAAATTGAAAGGGTTGCTGCACACTATCGCCTCGATACTTATGCCAATCAAATAGAAGTTATCACTGCCGAACAAATGATGGATGCCTATGCCGGGATAGGTATGCCTATTGGGTATACCCATTGGTCCTTTGGTAAAAAGTTCATTGAAACAGAGCAAGGATACAAGCGTGGACAAATGGGGCTTGCCTATGAAATAGTGATTAACTCAGATCCTTGTATTGCCTATCTCATGGAAGAAAACACCATTACGATGCAAGCATTAGTCATGGCCCATGCTTGCTTTGGCCACAACAGCTTTTTTAAAGGTAATTATCTGTTTAAAACCTGGACCGATGCGAGCTCAATCATTGACTATCTTGTGTTTGCCAAAAACTATATCCGGGAATGTGAAGAGCGTTATGGTGCGGATCAAGTAGAGCTCGTTATCGACTCCTGCCATGCTTTGATGAACTATGGCGTTGACCGCTATAAACGTCCAAGTGAAATCTCACTTAAAGAGGAAAAAGTTCGTCAAAAAGAGCGTGAAGAATACCTGCAAAGTCAGGTGAACGACCTATGGCGAACAATTCCTCTCAATCCCGCGGCAGAAAAAGCGGAACTCAGGGCTAACTTTCCAACCGAGCCCCAAGAGAATATTCTCTATTTTATCGAAAAAAATGCGCCTTTACTTGAACCTTGGCAACGTGAGGTGGTTCGTATTGTCAGAAAAATGGGACAGTACTTTTACCCTCAAAAGCAAACTCAGGTAATGAATGAAGGCTGGGCAACTTTCTGGCACTACACCATACTCAACCACCTCTATGACGATGGCCTAGTCAGTGACCGATTTATGATTGAATTCTTAAAAAATCACACTAATGTCGTTGCACAACCAAGTTACAACAGCCCCTATTATAGTGGCATTAACCCCTATGCATTAGGATTTAACATGTTCGTTGATATTCGCCGGATTTGCGAATCACCTACAGAGGAGGATAAACGTTGGTTTCCAGATATCGCGGGGAGTGACTGGCTCGATACACTGCATTTTGCGATGGCAAACTTTAAAGATGAAAGCTTTATTAGCCAATACTTGTCACCCAATATCATCCGTCAATTTAAATTGTTCAGCATCCTTGACGATGATAAAAAAAACTATCTCAACGTGTCGGCAATTCATGATGAACAGGGCTACCAAGATATACGTCAAAAACTGTCTCAACAATATAACTTGTCAAACCTAGAACCCAATATACAAGTACAAAGTGTCGCCGTATCTGGTGATCGTTCATTGATATTACGTTATATCCCTATCAATCGAATTCCACTCGATGACAGTTGTAATGAAGTGGTGAAACATCTGCATCGGCTTTGGGGATTTTCGGTCACGTTAGAACAGCTTGATGAACAAGGCGAGTCGTGCATTATTGCGTCTTGTCCTGATAAACAAGCAGAGTTAGATAGTATTTAA
- the uvrY gene encoding UvrY/SirA/GacA family response regulator transcription factor, which yields MISVYLVDDHELVRTGIRRILEDERGIKVVGEAGDGESAVQWSRNNEADVILMDMNMPGIGGLEATRKILRYQSHAKIIVLTIHTEDPFPTKVMQAGASGYLTKGATPPEVIQAIRQVAVGQRYLSPEIAQQMALSQFNQSEDNPFKSLSERELQIMMMITSGEKVSDISEQLNLSPKTVNSYRYRLFAKLGISGDVELTRLAIRYKMLDTGQF from the coding sequence TTGATATCTGTATATTTGGTTGATGACCATGAGTTAGTGAGAACTGGGATACGTCGTATTCTCGAAGATGAGCGTGGGATTAAAGTTGTGGGTGAAGCCGGCGATGGAGAATCTGCTGTGCAGTGGAGCCGTAACAACGAAGCCGATGTGATCTTAATGGACATGAATATGCCAGGCATTGGGGGTCTTGAAGCCACACGTAAGATTCTCCGCTATCAATCCCATGCGAAAATTATTGTGTTAACTATACATACCGAAGATCCTTTTCCAACCAAAGTGATGCAAGCGGGTGCATCTGGATACCTGACTAAAGGGGCTACACCGCCTGAAGTGATCCAAGCGATTCGACAAGTTGCCGTCGGTCAACGTTATTTATCTCCCGAAATTGCCCAGCAGATGGCGTTAAGTCAGTTTAATCAATCTGAAGATAATCCATTTAAGTCATTATCAGAGCGAGAGCTACAGATCATGATGATGATCACTAGTGGTGAGAAGGTGAGTGACATCTCTGAGCAGCTTAATTTAAGCCCTAAAACCGTTAATAGCTATCGTTATCGTTTGTTTGCAAAATTAGGCATTAGTGGTGATGTGGAACTGACCCGATTAGCCATTCGCTATAAGATGCTTGATACTGGTCAGTTTTAA
- a CDS encoding DUF882 domain-containing protein, which translates to MSIVCPARRQLLLGLGGVAMFSMVSPKVQASRSTSGVRSLGFYNRHTGERGQGSYWIDGDYQANTLSDFNHILRDHRQNEVAPMDKRLFDLLFSLKQTLNVDQEFHVISGYRSPKTNNMLAQKSNGVAKKSYHMKGMAMDIAMPDVHLKDLRDAAISLKLGGVGFYPNSGFVHVDTGPVRTW; encoded by the coding sequence ATGTCAATAGTGTGTCCTGCGCGTAGGCAGTTGTTGTTAGGCCTAGGTGGTGTAGCGATGTTTTCTATGGTATCTCCAAAAGTACAAGCGAGTCGTTCGACCTCAGGGGTACGCTCTCTTGGCTTTTATAACCGACATACCGGGGAAAGAGGGCAAGGAAGCTATTGGATTGACGGGGATTATCAAGCAAATACCCTTTCAGATTTTAATCATATTTTGCGTGATCATCGCCAGAATGAAGTGGCGCCGATGGATAAGCGACTGTTTGACCTGCTTTTCTCTTTAAAGCAAACATTAAATGTTGACCAAGAGTTTCACGTGATCTCGGGTTATCGCTCGCCTAAAACCAATAATATGCTGGCCCAGAAAAGTAACGGGGTTGCGAAGAAAAGCTACCACATGAAAGGCATGGCAATGGATATTGCCATGCCTGATGTTCACTTAAAAGATCTACGTGACGCTGCGATATCGCTAAAATTAGGTGGCGTTGGTTTTTATCCTAACTCTGGTTTTGTTCATGTGGATACAGGGCCGGTTAGAACATGGTGA
- the pgsA gene encoding CDP-diacylglycerol--glycerol-3-phosphate 3-phosphatidyltransferase, which yields MPFNVPIALTLFRLVLLPIFVVIFYLPYSWSPFAAAFVFWLAAVTDALDGYAARKLKQSTRFGAFLDPVADKIMVTTALVLLVAEFNSIWLTLPALFMIGREIVISALREWMAEIGKRGAVAVSWIGKYKTAAQMVAIVGLIWRPNDVLTYTAIALFYVAAILTFWSMVSYIMAAWGDLTDESNN from the coding sequence ATGCCGTTTAATGTTCCAATAGCGCTGACGCTATTCAGGTTGGTTTTACTACCTATTTTTGTTGTTATTTTTTATTTGCCTTACAGTTGGTCGCCGTTTGCTGCTGCCTTCGTGTTTTGGCTTGCGGCGGTGACCGATGCCCTTGACGGTTACGCAGCGAGAAAGCTAAAGCAATCGACTCGATTCGGCGCCTTTCTCGATCCTGTTGCCGATAAAATCATGGTCACTACCGCATTGGTGCTATTGGTCGCTGAGTTCAATAGTATCTGGTTGACGTTACCCGCACTATTTATGATTGGCAGAGAGATAGTCATCTCTGCACTGAGAGAGTGGATGGCTGAAATTGGTAAACGAGGTGCGGTCGCAGTGTCTTGGATTGGTAAGTATAAAACTGCTGCGCAAATGGTTGCGATTGTTGGGTTGATTTGGCGACCTAATGACGTTTTAACTTATACAGCAATTGCGCTGTTTTATGTGGCTGCGATTTTGACGTTTTGGTCTATGGTTAGCTATATTATGGCAGCTTGGGGCGATTTAACCGACGAATCGAACAATTAA
- a CDS encoding YeaH/YhbH family protein — MANFIDRRLNAKGKSTVNRQRFINRYKQQIKKAVSDAVTRRSVTDIDKGEKIGIPTRDISEPSFHQGRGGIKERVHPGNDQFSRGDKLDRPPQGGGKGSGQGDASNSGEGEDDFVFQISKDEYLELLFEDLELPNLQNNRLNKLVEYQTYRAGFTNDGVPANINIVRSLRSSLARRIAMSSSKKALLAELKAELELLEQTPGSEAEKIISLKEQIHELEARIAKVPFIDTFDLRYNNFAKREVPSSQAVMFCLMDVSGSMDQATKDMAKRFYILLYLFLTRTYKNLDVVYIRHHTQAKEVDEHEFFYSQETGGTIVSSALKLMHEIQQERYPESEWNIYAAQASDGDNWADDSPTCRQLLEKQLLPVVRYFSYIEITNRAHQTLWREYEGLQKTHDNIAVQHIKQAEDIYPVFRELFKKQAV, encoded by the coding sequence ATGGCTAATTTTATCGATAGAAGGTTAAATGCCAAGGGGAAAAGTACAGTCAATCGACAACGATTTATCAATCGCTATAAACAGCAAATAAAAAAAGCGGTTAGCGATGCGGTAACAAGACGCAGTGTCACCGATATAGATAAAGGAGAAAAAATTGGTATTCCAACACGGGATATCAGCGAGCCCTCTTTTCATCAAGGTCGCGGTGGAATAAAAGAACGAGTTCATCCGGGAAACGATCAATTTTCCCGCGGAGACAAACTTGATCGTCCACCTCAAGGAGGTGGAAAAGGTAGCGGCCAAGGCGACGCCTCTAATTCTGGTGAGGGAGAGGATGATTTTGTATTTCAAATCTCAAAAGATGAGTATTTAGAACTACTGTTTGAAGATCTCGAGTTACCCAATTTACAAAACAATCGACTCAACAAATTAGTTGAATATCAAACTTATCGAGCGGGTTTTACTAACGATGGGGTTCCCGCCAATATTAATATTGTTCGCTCACTACGGTCATCGCTTGCGAGACGCATCGCCATGTCGTCATCAAAAAAAGCATTGTTGGCTGAATTAAAAGCTGAACTGGAACTGTTGGAACAAACACCTGGTTCTGAAGCAGAAAAGATCATCAGTTTGAAAGAGCAGATCCACGAACTCGAAGCGCGAATAGCGAAAGTCCCTTTTATCGATACCTTCGATTTGCGCTACAACAATTTTGCCAAACGAGAGGTTCCCTCTAGTCAAGCGGTGATGTTCTGTCTAATGGATGTATCGGGCTCAATGGATCAAGCGACGAAAGATATGGCGAAACGCTTTTATATACTGCTGTATCTGTTTCTTACCCGAACCTATAAAAACCTCGATGTGGTTTATATTCGTCATCATACCCAAGCAAAAGAAGTCGACGAACATGAGTTCTTCTACTCTCAAGAAACAGGCGGAACTATTGTCTCAAGTGCCCTGAAATTAATGCATGAGATCCAACAAGAACGCTATCCAGAGAGCGAGTGGAATATCTACGCAGCCCAAGCATCTGATGGTGATAACTGGGCCGATGACTCCCCTACCTGCAGACAATTATTAGAGAAACAACTATTACCCGTTGTGCGCTACTTTAGCTACATAGAGATTACTAACCGTGCTCATCAAACACTATGGCGCGAATATGAAGGACTACAAAAGACTCACGATAATATAGCCGTCCAACATATTAAACAAGCTGAAGATATCTATCCTGTATTTAGAGAGTTATTTAAGAAGCAAGCTGTTTAA
- a CDS encoding PrkA family serine protein kinase, with product MGIFEHYQQRYEKKLDEEYSLQEFLALCKDDRSTYASAAERLLIAIGEPEVIDTSKDSVLSRIFSNRLISRYPAFKDFYGMEEAIEQIVAYLKHSAQGLEESKQILYLLGPVGGGKSSLAEKLKSLMQHVPIYVLSANGVRSPVNDHPFCLFNPEEDADLLKKEYNIPERYLKTIMSPWAVKRLHEFGGDISQFKVVKVYPSILDQLGIAKTEPGDENNQDISSLVGKVDIRQLEHFAQHDADAYSYSGALCRANQGLMEFVEMFKAPIKVLHPLLTATQEGNYNGTEGLSALPYSGIILAHSNESEWTTFRNNKTNEAFLDRVYIVKVPYCLRLSEEIQIYKKLLLNSELSQAPCAPYTLEILAQFSVLSRIKTPENSSIYSKMRVYDGESLKDTDPKAKSYQEYRDYAGVDEGMQGLSTRFAFKILSKVFNFDHSEIAANPVHLFYVLERQIEQEQFPSETAERYLEFLKGYLTPKYIEFIGKEIQTAYLESYSEYGQNIFDRYVTYADFWIQDQEYRDPETGQLFDRQALNAELEKIEKPAGISNPKDFRNEIVNFVLRARANNEGSNPLWTSYEKLRTVIEKKMFSNTEDLLPVISFNAKTSTDDQRKHDDFVNRMMEKGYTKKQVRLLSEWYLRVRKSS from the coding sequence ATGGGCATATTTGAGCATTATCAACAGCGCTATGAAAAGAAGTTAGATGAAGAGTATTCATTACAAGAATTTTTAGCCTTATGTAAAGACGACCGGAGCACATATGCATCCGCAGCGGAGAGACTATTAATCGCTATTGGTGAGCCAGAAGTCATCGATACGTCTAAAGACTCTGTGCTCAGTCGAATATTTTCTAACCGACTGATCTCACGTTATCCCGCGTTCAAAGACTTCTATGGTATGGAAGAAGCCATTGAACAAATCGTAGCCTACCTAAAACACTCAGCTCAGGGGCTAGAGGAATCGAAACAGATCCTTTATCTACTCGGACCTGTCGGTGGCGGTAAGTCTTCGCTCGCCGAAAAGCTAAAATCCTTAATGCAGCATGTTCCAATTTATGTATTGAGTGCTAACGGCGTTAGAAGCCCGGTTAATGACCATCCATTTTGCTTATTCAATCCAGAAGAAGACGCTGACTTATTGAAAAAAGAGTACAACATTCCTGAGCGCTACTTAAAAACAATCATGTCGCCTTGGGCTGTAAAACGGCTACATGAATTTGGTGGTGACATCTCTCAATTTAAGGTTGTTAAAGTCTATCCATCTATCTTAGATCAACTCGGTATCGCTAAAACCGAACCTGGTGATGAAAACAATCAAGATATCTCGTCACTCGTAGGTAAAGTCGATATTCGCCAGCTAGAGCATTTCGCTCAACATGATGCCGACGCCTATTCCTATTCTGGTGCCCTTTGCCGTGCCAATCAGGGATTGATGGAATTTGTCGAAATGTTCAAAGCACCTATAAAAGTGCTACATCCTTTGTTAACCGCAACACAAGAAGGTAACTACAACGGCACCGAAGGACTATCGGCCCTTCCCTACAGCGGAATAATCCTTGCTCACTCAAATGAATCAGAGTGGACCACATTTAGAAACAACAAAACCAATGAAGCGTTCCTAGACAGGGTTTACATCGTCAAAGTCCCCTACTGCTTACGCCTATCTGAAGAGATTCAAATCTATAAAAAACTCCTGTTGAACTCAGAGCTATCTCAAGCACCATGTGCCCCTTATACATTGGAAATCTTGGCACAATTTAGCGTGTTATCTCGCATAAAAACACCCGAAAACTCATCAATTTACTCAAAAATGCGTGTCTATGACGGCGAAAGCTTAAAAGATACCGATCCTAAGGCTAAATCCTATCAAGAGTATCGAGATTACGCAGGTGTCGATGAAGGGATGCAGGGACTATCGACGCGATTTGCATTCAAAATTCTATCTAAAGTATTTAACTTCGATCACAGTGAAATTGCGGCCAATCCGGTCCACCTCTTTTATGTATTAGAGCGCCAAATCGAACAAGAACAGTTTCCTAGTGAAACAGCCGAACGTTACTTGGAGTTTTTAAAAGGATATTTAACACCTAAGTACATCGAATTTATCGGTAAAGAGATCCAAACCGCTTATTTAGAATCTTACTCAGAGTACGGGCAAAACATCTTTGACCGTTATGTTACCTACGCTGATTTTTGGATCCAAGATCAAGAGTATCGCGATCCTGAAACCGGGCAATTGTTTGATCGCCAAGCACTAAATGCTGAACTCGAAAAAATTGAAAAGCCAGCAGGGATCAGTAATCCAAAAGACTTTAGGAATGAAATCGTTAATTTCGTTCTTCGAGCCAGAGCAAACAATGAAGGTTCAAATCCACTTTGGACCAGCTATGAAAAACTTCGTACCGTTATCGAGAAAAAGATGTTTTCTAATACCGAAGATCTGCTGCCAGTGATCTCCTTCAATGCCAAAACATCTACTGATGACCAGCGAAAGCATGATGACTTCGTTAATCGTATGATGGAAAAAGGCTATACCAAAAAACAAGTAAGGTTATTATCAGAGTGGTATCTAAGGGTGCGTAAATCATCTTGA
- a CDS encoding L,D-transpeptidase family protein, with product MMRWTIFSLLLLISFTSLGDERLQAANKLLLNQLNFILLASPDDELRQFKVQLTTNNTISPAHIQEISQAIAYYWQKNAITTRYDPVANYHDPYFQAQAAEPLVGNYLQVNNRIRYLLWLDDTQQWPRLTPGVWLHLGDRHSDIALISSRLNLLGDYPSPELENSVFSESLRQAVVRFQRRHGLKQDGIIGPATIKWLNWTPLQRAQTLARNFVEKHRYLAQVGPRYLLINIPEYQMVLVDHNRIALRSKVIVGKPYRQTPLIKGQVSNLIINPSWRVPRRLLKYDLLPKVREDGSYISRRNFEVFDYSGEQVVKTDEEWRDMAKGQFPYRLVQKPGEDNTLGRYKFFFPNQYNIYLHDTTDKHLFAKEVRALSSGCIRVEKVELLANWIASNLVRDKQTWVDMQIERTKTQWFAFDEKLPLHLVYWTSWLDSQSIPQFRDDIYNRNQNITSVLHAGN from the coding sequence ATGATGCGATGGACGATTTTTAGTTTGTTGCTGTTGATTAGCTTTACGTCATTGGGCGACGAGCGACTTCAAGCTGCCAATAAATTGCTGTTAAATCAGCTCAATTTTATTTTGTTAGCAAGTCCTGATGATGAGCTGCGCCAATTTAAGGTGCAGTTAACTACTAACAACACTATTTCTCCAGCGCATATTCAAGAAATTAGTCAGGCTATTGCCTATTATTGGCAAAAAAATGCAATTACAACTCGCTATGATCCAGTAGCTAACTATCACGATCCCTATTTTCAAGCGCAAGCAGCCGAGCCACTGGTCGGAAACTACTTACAGGTCAATAACCGGATAAGGTATCTGCTATGGCTAGATGATACCCAGCAATGGCCAAGGCTGACACCTGGGGTTTGGCTGCATTTAGGTGATAGACATTCAGATATTGCGTTGATCTCAAGTCGGTTAAATTTATTGGGTGATTATCCAAGCCCTGAGCTAGAAAACTCTGTCTTTTCTGAATCCTTACGCCAAGCCGTGGTGAGGTTTCAACGACGCCATGGCTTAAAGCAAGATGGTATTATCGGCCCTGCAACCATTAAGTGGCTAAATTGGACGCCTTTACAACGAGCCCAGACATTGGCGAGAAACTTTGTCGAGAAACATCGGTATCTTGCTCAAGTTGGACCGCGTTACCTGTTAATCAATATTCCTGAGTATCAAATGGTGTTGGTCGACCATAACCGCATCGCCTTGCGTTCTAAAGTGATTGTCGGCAAACCTTATAGACAAACACCATTAATCAAAGGTCAAGTTAGTAATTTAATTATCAATCCGAGTTGGCGAGTACCTCGTCGATTACTTAAATATGATCTGCTACCCAAAGTGAGGGAGGACGGTAGCTATATAAGTCGTCGTAATTTCGAAGTGTTTGATTATTCGGGTGAACAGGTAGTTAAGACGGATGAAGAGTGGCGAGATATGGCTAAAGGTCAATTTCCCTATCGATTAGTGCAAAAACCGGGGGAGGACAACACTCTGGGTCGGTACAAGTTTTTCTTCCCTAACCAATATAATATCTACTTGCATGACACCACAGACAAACATCTATTCGCTAAAGAGGTTAGGGCATTGTCGTCTGGTTGTATTCGAGTGGAAAAAGTGGAGCTGCTGGCAAACTGGATTGCGTCCAATTTAGTGAGAGATAAGCAAACCTGGGTCGATATGCAGATTGAACGAACTAAAACTCAGTGGTTTGCTTTCGATGAAAAGCTCCCATTACATTTGGTATATTGGACCTCATGGTTAGACAGTCAAAGCATTCCCCAGTTTAGGGATGATATATATAATAGAAATCAGAATATTACCTCAGTATTACACGCTGGTAATTAG